A stretch of the Nicotiana tabacum cultivar K326 chromosome 6, ASM71507v2, whole genome shotgun sequence genome encodes the following:
- the LOC107796895 gene encoding uncharacterized protein LOC107796895, which translates to MDAIIWNVRSVNTMQAFERLITMHRKHHFEFIGILDPMQQSHKMERYRARIGLAQAVVNVSNKIWAFIDEIFEVTILYNMTQQLTLRLMHTETHVELILTLVYAKCDHIERIELWDSLYAMASDMIAPWLVGGDFNMIWDEEEKFGRLPVFLIEVDDFRHCINTCNLTDLGFKRSIFTWWNGRSEDDCIFKRLDRCLGNHELQQTFPGLEVTHLSKIGSDHYPMMLKCDIETPPIKKSFRFLNFWTKHETFKDLVKENWNADFSANPFCIFNFKLKKLKKELSTWSRATYGDIFQKIASLEEVVLVHERHFQVNPTQMNRQRLQQVQAEMIKYLALEEEFWRQKAGMLWFKYGDRNTKFFHTQVNGRRKRLKLSSNQNSLGNWIEEDHLIAEEAISFYKDQFAESAVPNDFDILNHVPSMVDSDQHERLMALPSNEELKRAVMRLNGDSADGPDGFTGAFYQTCWEIIEEDVVKWSRLSFAVNDCQRVLRTQTWVIHERLVELLPNIISEEQAGFVKGRSIVENVLLTQEIITDIRLRTKAGPNVVIKLDMEKAYDRLSWLFLTNILRKMGFPEAFIGLIFDLIGNNWYSVLINGQPNGFFKSSMGVKQGDPLSPTLFILAAEALFRGLNSLHTNLYFCGFGMPKWSPKINHLSYADGTIIFCSSDETSLRLVMEVLQAYESSSSQQVNKTKSATYMHHLTDNEVINKVERITVMERQTSVCRRQSCFNRKCPAEYPNSYVVSINPPNYVINKLYSIFAKFFWSSNIGGSTRHWASWTNLCMPFDEGGIGFRSLHDVSKALFCKLWWNFRTKPTLWSAFICQKYCKKLNAVIVPWKCGSRVWRKMLECRDLIEHQIYWKLRMGSAQFWFDNWTEIGALYFQVPADFGIDEDIHNVNYLVENGMWNNIRPPTDSSQLDTPFWMLETKGHFTVKFAWDYLRRRVNPKLAYKMIWVKGLPFKISLFLWKVWKAKLSLDDILRKIGYSIPSKCWCCADPKEESLVHLFFTSNAARSVWSYFLRRAGIALDRLSLHQAITKCWTTLVVPILKQVLQALPTCIVWELWKRRNSLKYGDAVSVSRVIYLVSSTLQALVQLKKPGLHVPHKWLDLLTMMEQYTPRLKYDKVLWEFPSRGWIKVNTDGACRGNPGRSSIGLCIRMRQTGSMLLKNIIEESWKPPWYTTKHVKEILILKEQSNIKVTHIFKEGNTLADHIANYALDEGNTECHGFWDLDSKGRRIINEDKMQWISSKLKPNLIVESEMMVGMQCFQSTGRTLKMGLRTFTTYLTTKGSNAIA; encoded by the exons ATGGATGCAATTATATGGAATGTCAGGTCAGTAAATACAATGCAAGCATTTGAAAGGCTGATTACAATGCACAGAAAACATCACTTTGAGTTCATAGGAATCCTTGATCCTATGCAACAGTCTCACAAAATGGAGAGGTATAGAGCAAGAATTGGGTTGGCACAGGCTGTGGTGAATGTATCAAACAAGATTTGGGCTTTTATTGATGAAATATTTGAGGTTACTATTCTGTATAACATGACTCAACAGCTGACTTTGAGATTAATGCACACTGAAACACATGTTGAGCTTATCCTTACTCTAGTTTATGCCAAATGTGATCACATTGAAAGAATTGAACTATGGGATTCTTTGTATGCAATGGCATCAGATATGATAGCACCATGGCTAGTTGGAGGCGACTTTAATATGATATGGGATGAGGAAGAAAAATTTGGACGCTTGCCAGTTTTTCTCATTGAAGTAGATGACTTTAGACACTGCATCAATACCTGCAACTTGACAGACTTGGGATTTAAAAGAAgcatatttacatggtggaatggaaGATCAGAGGACGACTGTATTTTTAAAAGATTGGACAGATGTTTGGGAAATCATGAATTGCAACAGACTTTTCCTGGATTGGAGGTAACTCACTTGTCCAAAATTGGGTCTGATCATTACCCAATGATGCTGAAATGTGATATAGAAACTCCTCCAATTAAGAAGTCATTCAGATTTCTTAACTTCTGGACTAAGCATGAAACCTTTAAAGATTTAGTAAAAGAGAATTGGAATGCTGATTTTAGTGCTAACCCTTTCTGCATTTTTAACTTCAAGTTAAAGAAGCTTAAGAAAGAACTATCTACCTGGAGCAGAGCTACATATGGGGATATATTCCAGAAGATTGCAAGCCTTGAGGAGGTAGTCCTGGTTCATGAAAGACATTTTCAAGTCAATCCTACACAGATGAATAGACAAAGATTACAACAGGTACAAGCTGAAATGATTAAATATCTTGCATTAGAGGAAGAATTTTGGAGACAAAAAGCTGGCATGTTATGGTTCAAATATGGCGATAGAAATACTAAATTCTTCCATACTCAAGTTAATGGGAGAAGGAAGAGACTGAAATTATCAAGTAACCAGAATAGCCTTGGTAACTGGATTGAAGAAGATCACTTAATAGCAGAAGAAGCAATAAGTTTCTACAAGGATCAATTTGCTGAGAGTGCAGTCCCAAATGATTTCGATATTCTAAATCATGTACCTTCAATGGTAGATAGTGATCAGCATGAAAGATTGATGGCATTGCCTTCcaatgaagaattgaagagagcagtTATGAGGTTGAATGGGGACTCTGCCGATGGACCGGATGGTTTCACTGGAGCATTTTACCAAACATGCTGGGAAATTATTGAAGAAGATGTTGTCAAATGGTCAAGGCTTTCTTTTGCGGTTAACGACTGCCAAAGAGTGTTACGCACACAAACCTG GGTTATTCATGAGAGGTTGGTTGAATTACTACCAAACATAATCTCAGAGGAACAGGCAGGTTTTGTGAAGGGCAGGAGCATAGTTGAGAATGTACTGTTAACTCAAGAAATCATTACAGATATCAGGTTGAGAACAAAAGCAGGTCCTAACGTTGTGATTAAGCTTGATATGGAAAAAGCTTACGACAGGCTATCATGGCTATTCCTGACCAACatactaaggaaaatgggatTTCCTGAAGCTTTTATTGGCTTGATCTTTGATTTGATTGGGAACAATTGGTACTCTGTGCTTATAAATGGTCAGCCTAATGGTTTTTTCAAATCATCGATGGGAGTTAAACAAGGTGACCCTTTGTCACCAACTCTATTTATTCTAGCAGCAGAAGCACTTTTTCGGGGTTTGAATTCACTACACACTAACCTGTATTTCTGTGGATTTGGAATGCCAAAATGGAGCCCAAAAATAAATCATCTATCATACGCTGATGGTACAATCATTTTTTGCTCATCTGATGAAACTTCGTTGAGACTTGTCATGGAGGTTCTGCAAGCTTATGAATCATCATCTAGTCAACAGGTGAACAAAACAAAGTCAGCCACATACATGCATCATTTAACGGATAATGAGGTGATTAACAAGGTGGAAAGGATTACAG TCATGGAAAGGCAAACATCTGTCTGTAGGAGGCAGAGTTGTTTTAATCGCAAATGTCCTGCAGAGTATCCCAATTCATATGTTGTCAGCATCAATCCTCCAAATTATGTGATCAACAAATTATATAGCATTTTTGCAAAGTTTTTCTGGAGCAGCAATATCGGAGGCAGCACTAGACACTGGGCATCTTGGACTAACCTGTGTATGCCTTTTGACGAGGGAGGCATAGGCTTCAGGTCCCTGCATGACGTATCGAAGGCACTTTTCTGCAAATTGTGGTGGAATTTCAGGACTAAGCCCACTTTATGGAGTGCATTTATTTGTCAAAAGTACTGCAAGAAACTAAATGCAGTAATTGTACCTTGGAAATGTGGATCACGAGTGTGGAGAAAAATGCTAGAATGTAGGGATTTGATTGAGCATCAAATCTACTGGAAATTGAGAATGGGATCAGCTCAATTCTGGTTCGATAATTGGACTGAGATAGGAGCCTTATATTTTCAAGTGCCTGCAGATTTTGGTATCGATGAAGATATTCATAATGTCAACTATCTAGTTGAAAATGGTATGTGGAAT AATATTAGACCACCAACTGATAGTTCCCAGTTAGATACTCCGTTCTGGATGCTTGAAACAAAGGGACATTTTACAGTAAAATTTGCATGGGATTACCTGAGAAGAAGAGTCAACCCAAAATTAGCTTACAAGATGATATGGGTAAAAGGTTTACCTTTCAAGATATCATTATTCCTGTGGAAGGTGTGGAAAGCAAAACTATCACTTGATGATATTTTGCGTAAAATAGGATACTCCATTCCATCTAAATGTTGGTGCTGTGCTGACCCTAAGGAGGAGTCTTTAGTACATTTGTTTTTCACGTCAAATGCAGCTAGAAGTGTTTGGAGTTACTTCCTAAGGAGAGCAGGAATTGCATTAGATAGGTTGTCATTACATCAAGCAATTACAAAGTGTTGGACAACACTAGTAGTACCTATATTGAAGCAAGTTTTACAAGCTTTACCTACATGTATTGTATGGGAACTTTGGAAGAGAAGAAACAGTTTGAAATATGGAGATGCAGTGTCAGTGAGCAGAGTTATTTACCTGGTGTCATCTACTTTGCAAGCACTAGTCCAACTGAAAAAGCCAGGACTACATGTGCCTCACAAGTGGCTGGACTTACTGACAATGATGGAGCAATACACACCTCGACTGAAATATGATAAAGTATTATGGGAATTTCCTTCAAGAGGATGGATCAAAGTGAATACGGATGGAGCATGTAGAGGGAATCCAGGTAGGAGTTCAATTGGTTTATGCATAAGGATGAGGCAG ACAGGTTCTATGCTATTAAAGAACATTATAGAGGAATCATGGAAGCCTCCATGGTATACTACTAAACATGTAAAGGAGATTTTAATATTGAAGGAACAAAGTAACATCAAGGTCACACACATTTTCAAAGAAGGGAATACATTAGCAGACCATATTGCCAATTACGCCCTCGATGAAGGAAATACTGAGTGCCATGGTTTCTGGGATCTGGACTCAAAAGGAAGGAGGATTATTAATGAAGATAAGATGCAAT GGATTTCATCGAAGCTAAAGCCTAATCTTATAGTAGAATCTGAAATGATGGTAGGAATGCAGTGCTTTCAATCCACTGGGAGGACACTAAAGATGGGTTTACGCACTTTCACAACATATCTCACAACAAAGGGAAGTAATGCAATAGCATGA